One Oncorhynchus kisutch isolate 150728-3 unplaced genomic scaffold, Okis_V2 scaffold3902, whole genome shotgun sequence genomic window carries:
- the LOC109886487 gene encoding cytochrome P450 4F3-like isoform X1 yields MTEVIESRMAVIDAVLDRLLDGLLGLGRLLSPLCSLFVLLQLSALVVLLLLSLRVVCLLWSHAQFTRRLRCFSKPPTQNWLMGHLGEMRSTEEGLQAVDQLVRTYSHSCSWFLGPFYSLVRLFHPDYIKPLLLAPASITVKDELFYGFLRPWLGQSLLLSNGEDWSRRRRLLTPAFHFDILKNYVKIFNHSSDIMHSKWRRLVAEGESRQDMFNHISLMTLDSLLRCTFSYNSNCQESSSEYIAAIFELSTLVIERRGRILHHWDCLYWRSPEGQRFKQACSVVHGFTRTVVQERRAQLLHRGEPESHTDTTGGEEKKKKRVADFIDLLLLSKDEDGHGLTDEEIKAEADTFMFGGHDTTASGISWVLYNLSQHQDYQDRCRAEVNDLLQDRKTDDLDWEDLSSLPFTTMCIKESLRLHSPVSAVTRRYTKDMTVPGGRVIPQGSICLVSIYGTHHNPEIWPDPDVYNPMRFDPENSKDRSSHAFIPFSSGPRNCIGQKFAMAELRVVVALTLRRFRLTPGGVEVRRLPQLVLRAEGGLWLTLETLDAPQD; encoded by the exons atgacagaggtgattgagtccag GATGGCTGTTATTGATGCCGTGCTGGATCGTCTGCTAGATGGACTCCTGGGTCTGGGtcgtctcctgtctcctctctgctccctctttgttctcctccagctctctgctctggttgtcctcctcctcctgtccctccgtGTCGTCTGTCTGCTGTGGAGCCATGCTCAGTTCACCAGGCGTCTCCGGTGCTTTAGTAAACCCCCCACACAAAACTGGCTGATGGGACACCTGGGAGAG atgCGGAGCACGGAGGAGGGCCTGCAGGCGGTGGATCAGTTGGTAAGAACCTACAGCCACTCCTGCTCCTGGTTTCTGGGCCCCTTCTACTCCCTGGTACGACTCTTCCACCCTGACTACATCAAGCCTCTGCTGCTGGCACCAG CTTCCATCACAGTCAAAGATGAGCTTTTCTATGGGTTCCTGAGACCATGGCTGG GACAGAGTCTTCTCCTGAGTAACGGAGAGGACTGGTCTCGTCGTAGACGTCTACTCACTCCTGCATTCCACTTCGACATCCTCAAGAACTATGTGAAGATCTTCAACCACTCCTCCGACATCATGCAT TCTAAGTGGCGCCGCCTGGTGGCCGAGGGAGAGAGCCGCCAGGACATGTTCAATCACATCAGCCTGATGACTCTGGACAGTCTGCTCAGATGTACCTTCAGCTACAACAGCAACTGCCAGGA GAGTTCCAGTGAGTACATAGCAGCCATATTTGAGCTGAGTACCTTGGTGATCGAGCGGAGAGGACGTATCCTGcaccactgggactgtctctacTGGAGGTCCCCAGAGGGACAGCGCTTCAAACAGGCCTGTAGTGTAGTACACGG GTTCACCAGGACTGTTGTCCAGGAGCGCAGAGCACAGCTTCTCCACCGGGGGGAGCCAGAGAGCCACACTgacaccacaggaggagaggagaagaagaagaaaagagtAGCAGACTTCATTGATTTGTTACTGCTGTCAAAGGATGAGGATGGTCATGGTCTCACAGATGAGGAGATAAAAGCAGAGGCAGACACTTTCATGTTTGGAG GTCATGACACCACGGCCAGCGGGATCAGCTGGGTTCTGTATAACCTGTCTCAGCATCAGGACTACCAGGACCGCTGTAGAGCCGAGGTCAACGACCTGCTACAAGACCGAAAGACAGATGACTTAGACTG GGAGGACCTGAGCAGCCTCCCCTTCACCACCATGTGTATTAAAGAGTCTCTGAGACTGCACTCCCCCGTGTCTGCTGTCACCAGACGATACACGAAGGACATGACGGTGCCAGGTGGACGGGTCATACCACAGG GTAGCATCTGTCTGGTGAGCATCTATGGGACCCATCACAACCCTGAGATCTGGCCTGACCCAGAC gtCTACAACCCCATGCGCTTCGACCCTGAGAACTCAAAGGACCGTTCATCCCATGCCTTCATACCTTTCTCTTCAGGACCTAG GAACTGTATAGGTCAGAAGTTTGCCATGGCGGAGCTGCGTGTGGTGGTGGCGCTGACCTTGAGGAGGTTCCGTTTGACCCCAGggggggtggaggtgaggaggcTACCCCAGCTGGTTCTCAGAGCCGAGGGGGGGCTGTGGCTGACGCTGGAGACCCTAGACGCCCCCCAGGACTAA
- the LOC109886487 gene encoding cytochrome P450 4F3-like isoform X2, producing MAVIDAVLDRLLDGLLGLGRLLSPLCSLFVLLQLSALVVLLLLSLRVVCLLWSHAQFTRRLRCFSKPPTQNWLMGHLGEMRSTEEGLQAVDQLVRTYSHSCSWFLGPFYSLVRLFHPDYIKPLLLAPASITVKDELFYGFLRPWLGQSLLLSNGEDWSRRRRLLTPAFHFDILKNYVKIFNHSSDIMHSKWRRLVAEGESRQDMFNHISLMTLDSLLRCTFSYNSNCQESSSEYIAAIFELSTLVIERRGRILHHWDCLYWRSPEGQRFKQACSVVHGFTRTVVQERRAQLLHRGEPESHTDTTGGEEKKKKRVADFIDLLLLSKDEDGHGLTDEEIKAEADTFMFGGHDTTASGISWVLYNLSQHQDYQDRCRAEVNDLLQDRKTDDLDWEDLSSLPFTTMCIKESLRLHSPVSAVTRRYTKDMTVPGGRVIPQGSICLVSIYGTHHNPEIWPDPDVYNPMRFDPENSKDRSSHAFIPFSSGPRNCIGQKFAMAELRVVVALTLRRFRLTPGGVEVRRLPQLVLRAEGGLWLTLETLDAPQD from the exons ATGGCTGTTATTGATGCCGTGCTGGATCGTCTGCTAGATGGACTCCTGGGTCTGGGtcgtctcctgtctcctctctgctccctctttgttctcctccagctctctgctctggttgtcctcctcctcctgtccctccgtGTCGTCTGTCTGCTGTGGAGCCATGCTCAGTTCACCAGGCGTCTCCGGTGCTTTAGTAAACCCCCCACACAAAACTGGCTGATGGGACACCTGGGAGAG atgCGGAGCACGGAGGAGGGCCTGCAGGCGGTGGATCAGTTGGTAAGAACCTACAGCCACTCCTGCTCCTGGTTTCTGGGCCCCTTCTACTCCCTGGTACGACTCTTCCACCCTGACTACATCAAGCCTCTGCTGCTGGCACCAG CTTCCATCACAGTCAAAGATGAGCTTTTCTATGGGTTCCTGAGACCATGGCTGG GACAGAGTCTTCTCCTGAGTAACGGAGAGGACTGGTCTCGTCGTAGACGTCTACTCACTCCTGCATTCCACTTCGACATCCTCAAGAACTATGTGAAGATCTTCAACCACTCCTCCGACATCATGCAT TCTAAGTGGCGCCGCCTGGTGGCCGAGGGAGAGAGCCGCCAGGACATGTTCAATCACATCAGCCTGATGACTCTGGACAGTCTGCTCAGATGTACCTTCAGCTACAACAGCAACTGCCAGGA GAGTTCCAGTGAGTACATAGCAGCCATATTTGAGCTGAGTACCTTGGTGATCGAGCGGAGAGGACGTATCCTGcaccactgggactgtctctacTGGAGGTCCCCAGAGGGACAGCGCTTCAAACAGGCCTGTAGTGTAGTACACGG GTTCACCAGGACTGTTGTCCAGGAGCGCAGAGCACAGCTTCTCCACCGGGGGGAGCCAGAGAGCCACACTgacaccacaggaggagaggagaagaagaagaaaagagtAGCAGACTTCATTGATTTGTTACTGCTGTCAAAGGATGAGGATGGTCATGGTCTCACAGATGAGGAGATAAAAGCAGAGGCAGACACTTTCATGTTTGGAG GTCATGACACCACGGCCAGCGGGATCAGCTGGGTTCTGTATAACCTGTCTCAGCATCAGGACTACCAGGACCGCTGTAGAGCCGAGGTCAACGACCTGCTACAAGACCGAAAGACAGATGACTTAGACTG GGAGGACCTGAGCAGCCTCCCCTTCACCACCATGTGTATTAAAGAGTCTCTGAGACTGCACTCCCCCGTGTCTGCTGTCACCAGACGATACACGAAGGACATGACGGTGCCAGGTGGACGGGTCATACCACAGG GTAGCATCTGTCTGGTGAGCATCTATGGGACCCATCACAACCCTGAGATCTGGCCTGACCCAGAC gtCTACAACCCCATGCGCTTCGACCCTGAGAACTCAAAGGACCGTTCATCCCATGCCTTCATACCTTTCTCTTCAGGACCTAG GAACTGTATAGGTCAGAAGTTTGCCATGGCGGAGCTGCGTGTGGTGGTGGCGCTGACCTTGAGGAGGTTCCGTTTGACCCCAGggggggtggaggtgaggaggcTACCCCAGCTGGTTCTCAGAGCCGAGGGGGGGCTGTGGCTGACGCTGGAGACCCTAGACGCCCCCCAGGACTAA